The genome window CTGTATTTGCTTCCGTTGTAGCTATTATCATTTCTTTAGCAGGGATTATAGGTCTTTATTCTTTGCCCGTAGAGCAATACCCTTCTCTAACTCCACCTGTTGTAAAAGTAAGTGCAAATTACTCAGGTGCTGATGCTCAAACAGTAGCTCAAACAGTAGCTATCCCTCTTGAAGATGCAATCAATGGGGTTGAAAATATGATTTATATGGATTCAACCTCAAGTTCTTCAGGCGATATGAGTTTAAGCGTGTATTTTAACATAGGTACAGATCCTGACCAAGCAACGGTTGATGTTAATAATAGAATTTCAGCTGCCATGGCAAAACTACCTGAAGATGTTAAAAAAACCGGTGTTAGTGTAAGAAAAACTGGCTCAAGCATCTTAGAAGTTGCTACTTTATACTCACCTGATGGCTCTATGGATTCGCTTGAAGTGTATAATTATGCTGCATTAAATATCTTAGATGATCTTGCTAGAGTTCCTGGTGTAGGTAATGCTGTAGCTATTGGTTCAAGAAATTATTCTATGAGAATTTGGCTAAATCCTGACTTATTAAATAAATATCAAGTTACTGCTACTGATGTGATTGCTGCAGTTAGTGAGCAAAATGCTCAATATGCCACCGGCAAGATAGGCCAAGAACCTGTAGTAGAAAGATCTCCTTATGTGTATTCAGTCACTATGCAAGGGCGGTTAAAAAACACCAAAGAATTTGAAGAAATTATCATAAGAGCAAATAGCGATGGTTCTTTTTTAAGACTTAAAGATGTAGCTGAAGTTTCTTTGGGCTCAAGAGAATATACTTTTAAAGGTAGATTAAATGGAAATGATGCCACTCCTATTTTGATTTTCTTACAAACTGGAGCAAATGCAGTAAGTACAGCTGAATTAGTACAGAAAAAATTTGAAGAACTAGCAAAAAACTTTCCTGAAGGTTTAACTTATAAAGTACCTTATGATACAACTATATTTATTAAAGCTTCTATTAAGGAAGTGGTAAAAACTTTTTTTGAAGCACTTATTTTGGTTGTAATTGTAATGTATTTATTCTTAAAAAATTTCCGTTCAACCATCATACCTATGATTGCTGTGCCTGTTTCTATTTTAGGAACTTTTGCAGGATTATATGTCTTAGGTTTTAGTATTAACTTACTTACACTTTTTGCTTTGGTACTCGCCATTGGTATTGTTGTTGATGATGCGATTATTGTGGTTGAAAATATCGATAGAATTATGCATGAAGATCCTAATATAAGCATAAAAGAAGCAGCTATTAAAGCAATGGATGAAGTTGCCGCACCTGTTGTATCTATCGTTCTTGTACTTTGCGCAGTATTTATACCTGTTTCATTTATATCCGGTTTTGTGGGCGAAATTCAAAAACAATTTGCTATAACCCTAGCAATTTCCGTTACAATTTCAGGTTTTGTAGCTTTAACACTAACTCCATCTTTATGTGCAATTTTTTTAAGAAGAAATGAAGGAGAGCCATTTTATTTAGTTAAAAAATTTAATCATATTTTTGATTGGTCTACTGAAGTTTTTGGTGCTGGGGTGGCCTATATACTCAAAAGAACTGTGCGTTTTGTTATAATATTTTTTATTCTAATAGGCGGTTTATATGGACTTTTCAAACTTGTACCTAATTCACTTGTTCCGCCTGAAGATCAAGGAAACTTTTTAACTATTGTTAATCTACCTGCAGCATCTTCTCTTAATAGAACCACCCAATCAATGGATGCTATGGCGGAAGAATTACGTAAAAATGAAAATATAACAAATGTTGTAGGTCTTATAGGTTATGATCTTTTTACAGGATCTTTAAAAGAAAATGCTGGAGCAATGTTTGTAAATCTAAAAGATTGGAGCAATAGAGATACTAGTAGTTTTGATTTAACAGGAATGTATAATAAACAATATTTCTTAAATCCAAATTTCCAAACTTTCTTTGTTAATCCACCACCAATCCAAGGTTTAAGTTTAACCGGTGGTTTTGAAATGTATGCACAAAATCGTGGTGGTAAAAGCTATGATGAAATTCAAGCAGATGTAAATAAATTAGTTGAAGCAGCAAACAAGCGTCCTGAACTTAACAATGTAAGAACGACACTTGATACTAATTTTCCACAATTAAAATTAGAAATTGATCGTGACAAAGTAAAACTTTATGGTTTAAATTTAGCAGATGTATTTAGCACGCTAAATGCTACTATAGGAACTTATTATGTGAATGATTTTTCTATGCTTGGAAAAAATTATCGTGTAAATATTAGCGCTATAGGAGATTTTAGAAATACACAAAATGCATTAAAGAATATTTTCGTAAGAGCAAAAGATGGTTCTATGATAGCCCTAGATAGCGTTTTAACCCTTCACAGAAGTGTTGGACCTGATGATGTAAAACGCTTTAATATGTTCCCATCAGCTCTAGTACAAGGTGATCCTGCTCCAGGCTATACCTCAGGACAAGCCATTGATGCTATTGCACAAGTTGCTAAAGAAACTTTAGGAGAGGATTATTCTATTGCTTGGGCAGGTTCAGCTTATCAAGAAGTTACAAGTAGTGGCGCAGGACAAATAGCATTTATGCTAGGACTTTTATTTGTATTTTTGATTCTAGCGGCTCAGTATGAAAGATGGCTCATGCCTTTAGCAGTAATCACTGCTGTACCTTTTGCGGTATTTGGTTCTTTACTTCTTGTATGGCTTAGAGGCTTAGAAAATGATATATATTTTCAAACAGGACTTTTACTTTTAATAGGTCTTTCAGCTAAAAACGCTATTTTGATTGTTGAGTTTGCTATGGAAGAACATCTTAAAAAAGGAAAAAGTATTTTTGAAGCTTCTATTAGTGCAGCAAAACTAAGATTTAGACCTATTGTAATGACTTCATTAGCATTTATTTGTGGTATTTTACCTTTATATTTTGCTTATGGAGCAGGAAGTGCAAGTCGTCATGCAATAGGTACAGGTGTCATAGGGGGCATGATAGCAGCTTCCACTATAGCTATTTTCTTTGTACCTTTATTTTTCTATTTACTAGAAAGTTTTAATCAATGGCTTGATAAAAAAAGAGGTAAGAAACATGTATAAGTTAATAATTTTTGCAAGTTGTTTTTTAATAACAGCTTGTAGTTTAAAACCAAATTTAGAAATCAAAGATGTAAATTACACCAAAAGTTTAGATCAAAACATTAGCATTAATAAACAATGGTGGAAAGCTTTTGATGATAATTATTTAAATACCTTAGTCGATCAAGCTTTAAAAAACAATAATGACTTGCAAATTGTATATATGAATTTACAAAAAGCTTATGAAACTTTAGGTATAGCAAGAAGCGATTTGCTTCCTAAGCTTGATGCAAGTGCTAGTGGAGCAAGAGGAAAAACTAGCATTAATGCTCCAAGCAATAAAAGCAATGAGTTTGCTTATGGTAACGATTTTAATATGGGTTTAAATTTAAGCTATGAAATAGATTTATGGGGTAAATACAGAGATACTTATGGTGCCTCAAAAGCAAAATTGCAAGCTAGTGAGTTTGACTACGAAAGCGCAAGAATAAGTTTAATTTCTAATGTAGTAAAAACTTATTTTAATCTAGCAAGCTTAAGCGAGCAAGTAAAAATTTTAGAAGAAACAACCCAAAGTTATCAAAAAACTTATGAGTTAAAGTTAGAGCATTTTAAACTTGGAGTAATTAGTGAGTATGAGCTTAACAAATTTAAAGCTGAGCTTGAAAATTCAAGAGTTTTACTCACAAATGCTAAAATTCAAAAAGAAGCTAATACCAAAGCTTTAAAAATCTTAACTTCAAATGATATTGATGATATACTTTATAATAGCATAGAGTATAAAAAAATAGGACAATACGAACTTAGCATACCTGAGGGCATTGGCAGTGAAATTTTACTTCAAAGACCTGATGTGCAAGCTAGTTTAAAAATTTTAGAAGAAAAAAATTATCTTGTTGGAGTAGCTAGAACTGCATTTTTACCAAACCTTTCTTTAACAGGACTTTTGGGTTTTCAAAGTAATGATTTAGATCTTTTAGTCAAACATGGAAGCAATACTTGGAATATAGCTGGAAATTTTGCAATGCCGATTTTTCATTGGGGTGAGATTATGAATAATGTTAATATTGCAAAACTTACCAAAGATGAAGCGTTTTTGCAATATGAAAATACCTTAAAAACGGCTTTTGGGGAAATAAGACTTGCTTTATTTAACCGCCAAAGCTATTATGAAAATGAGCAAAATTATAAAAATTTATTTCTAGCTCAAAGTAAAATTTATGAAATTTCTACCTTAAGATATGAAAATGGTGTGATTAATTTAGCTGATTTTTTACAAGATCAAAGAAATTACTTAAATGCTAAACTTTCTTATACTAACTCAT of Campylobacter lari contains these proteins:
- a CDS encoding efflux RND transporter permease subunit: MFSKFFIERPVFASVVAIIISLAGIIGLYSLPVEQYPSLTPPVVKVSANYSGADAQTVAQTVAIPLEDAINGVENMIYMDSTSSSSGDMSLSVYFNIGTDPDQATVDVNNRISAAMAKLPEDVKKTGVSVRKTGSSILEVATLYSPDGSMDSLEVYNYAALNILDDLARVPGVGNAVAIGSRNYSMRIWLNPDLLNKYQVTATDVIAAVSEQNAQYATGKIGQEPVVERSPYVYSVTMQGRLKNTKEFEEIIIRANSDGSFLRLKDVAEVSLGSREYTFKGRLNGNDATPILIFLQTGANAVSTAELVQKKFEELAKNFPEGLTYKVPYDTTIFIKASIKEVVKTFFEALILVVIVMYLFLKNFRSTIIPMIAVPVSILGTFAGLYVLGFSINLLTLFALVLAIGIVVDDAIIVVENIDRIMHEDPNISIKEAAIKAMDEVAAPVVSIVLVLCAVFIPVSFISGFVGEIQKQFAITLAISVTISGFVALTLTPSLCAIFLRRNEGEPFYLVKKFNHIFDWSTEVFGAGVAYILKRTVRFVIIFFILIGGLYGLFKLVPNSLVPPEDQGNFLTIVNLPAASSLNRTTQSMDAMAEELRKNENITNVVGLIGYDLFTGSLKENAGAMFVNLKDWSNRDTSSFDLTGMYNKQYFLNPNFQTFFVNPPPIQGLSLTGGFEMYAQNRGGKSYDEIQADVNKLVEAANKRPELNNVRTTLDTNFPQLKLEIDRDKVKLYGLNLADVFSTLNATIGTYYVNDFSMLGKNYRVNISAIGDFRNTQNALKNIFVRAKDGSMIALDSVLTLHRSVGPDDVKRFNMFPSALVQGDPAPGYTSGQAIDAIAQVAKETLGEDYSIAWAGSAYQEVTSSGAGQIAFMLGLLFVFLILAAQYERWLMPLAVITAVPFAVFGSLLLVWLRGLENDIYFQTGLLLLIGLSAKNAILIVEFAMEEHLKKGKSIFEASISAAKLRFRPIVMTSLAFICGILPLYFAYGAGSASRHAIGTGVIGGMIAASTIAIFFVPLFFYLLESFNQWLDKKRGKKHV
- a CDS encoding multidrug efflux system CmeABC, outer membrane lipoprotein CmeC — its product is MYKLIIFASCFLITACSLKPNLEIKDVNYTKSLDQNISINKQWWKAFDDNYLNTLVDQALKNNNDLQIVYMNLQKAYETLGIARSDLLPKLDASASGARGKTSINAPSNKSNEFAYGNDFNMGLNLSYEIDLWGKYRDTYGASKAKLQASEFDYESARISLISNVVKTYFNLASLSEQVKILEETTQSYQKTYELKLEHFKLGVISEYELNKFKAELENSRVLLTNAKIQKEANTKALKILTSNDIDDILYNSIEYKKIGQYELSIPEGIGSEILLQRPDVQASLKILEEKNYLVGVARTAFLPNLSLTGLLGFQSNDLDLLVKHGSNTWNIAGNFAMPIFHWGEIMNNVNIAKLTKDEAFLQYENTLKTAFGEIRLALFNRQSYYENEQNYKNLFLAQSKIYEISTLRYENGVINLADFLQDQRNYLNAKLSYTNSSYELANSIVDVMKAFGGGFNAKEESKENIKAMEENLKENFYNN